Proteins from a single region of Pongo pygmaeus isolate AG05252 chromosome 3, NHGRI_mPonPyg2-v2.0_pri, whole genome shotgun sequence:
- the RBM46 gene encoding probable RNA-binding protein 46 isoform X3 gives MNEENIDGTNGCSKVRNGTQNEAALLALMEKTGYNMVQENGQRKFGGPPPGWEGPPPPRGCEVFVGKIPRDMYEDELVPVFERAGKIYEFRLMMEFSGENRGYAFVMYTTKEEAQLAIRILNNYEIRPGKFIGVCVSLDNCRLFIGAIPKEKKKEEILDEMKKVTEGVVDVIVYPSATDKTKNRGFAFVEYESHRAAAMARRKLIPGTFQLWGHTIQVDWADPEKEVDEETMQRVKVLYVRNLMISTTEETIKAEFNKFKPGAVERVKKLRDYAFVHFFNREDAVAAMSVMNGKCIDGASIEVTLAKPVNKENTWRQHLNGQISPNSENLIVFANKEESHPKTLGKLPTLPARLNGQHSPSPPEVERCTYPFYPGTKLTPISMYSLKSNHFNSAVMHLDYYCNKNNWAPPEYYLYSTTSQDGKVLLVYKIVIPAIANGSQSYFMPDKLCTTLEDAKELAAQFTLLHLDREHNLFSLDLCRRIWRK, from the exons atgaatgaagaaaatatagatgGAACAAATGGATGCAGTAAAGTTCGAAATGGTACTCAGAATGAAGCAGCATTACTTGCTTTGATGGAAAAGACTGGTTACAACATGGTTcaggaaaatggacaaaggaaATTTGGTGGTCCTCCTCCAG GTTGGGAAGGTCCACCTCCACCTAGAGGCTGTGAAGTTTTTGTAGGAAAAATACCTCGTGATATGTATGAAGATGAGTTAGTTCCTGTATTTGAAAGAGCTGGGAAGATATATGAATTTCGACTTATGATGGAATTTAGTGGTGAAAATCGAGGTTATGCTTTTGTGATGTACACTACAAAAGAAGAAGCCCAATTAGCCATCAGAATTCTTAATAATTATGAAATTCGACCAGGGAAGTTTATTGGTGTGTGTGTAAGCTTGGATAATTGTAGATTATTTATTGGAGCTATTcccaaggaaaagaagaaagaagaaattttagaTGAAATGAAGAAAGTTACAGAAGGAGTTGTAGATGTCATTGTTTATCCAAGTGCAACTGATAAGACCAAAAATCGTGGTTTTGCATTTGTGGAATATGAATCTCACAGAGCTGCTGCTATGGCAAGGAGGAAACTAATTCCAG gaacATTCCAACTATGGGGCCACACCATTCAGGTAGATTGGGCTGACCCAGAGAAAGAGGTGGATGAGGAAACCATGCAGAGAGTTAAAGTTCTTTATGTAAGAAATTTAATGATCTCAACTACAGAGGAAACAATTAAAGCAGAATTCAATAAATTTAAGCCTGGTGCAGTTGAACGGGTAAAGAAACTTAGAGATTATGCTTTTGTTCACTTTTTCAACCGAGAAGATGCAGTGGCTGCCATGTCTGTTATGAATGGAAAATGCATTGATGGAGCAAGTATTGAGGTAACACTAGCTAAACcagtaaataaagaaaacactTGGAGGCAGCATCTTAACGGTCAGATTAGTCCAAATTCTGAAAATCTGATTGTGTTTGCTAACAAAGAAGAGAGCCACCCAAAAACTCTAGGCAAGCTGCCAACTCTTCCTGCTCGTCTCAATGGTCAGCATAGCCCAAGTCCGCCTGAAGTTGAAAGATGCACTTACCCTTTTTATCCTGGAACAAAGCTTACTCCAATTAGTATGTATTCTTTAAAATCCAATCATTTTAATTCTGCAGTAATGCATTTGGATTATTACTGCAACAAAAATAACTGGGCACCACCagaatattatttatattcaaCAACAAGTCAAGATGGGAAAGTACTCTTGGTATATAAGATAGTAATTCCTGCTATTGCAAATGGATCCCAGAGTTACTTCATGCCAGACAAACTCTGTACTACATTGGAAGATGCAAAGGAACTGGCAGCCCAGTTTACATTACTTCATTTGG
- the RBM46 gene encoding probable RNA-binding protein 46 isoform X4, which translates to MNEENIDGTNGCSKVRNGTQNEAALLALMEKTGYNMVQENGQRKFGGPPPGWEGPPPPRGCEVFVGKIPRDMYEDELVPVFERAGKIYEFRLMMEFSGENRGYAFVMYTTKEEAQLAIRILNNYEIRPGKFIGVCVSLDNCRLFIGAIPKEKKKEEILDEMKKVTEGVVDVIVYPSATDKTKNRGFAFVEYESHRAAAMARRKLIPGTFQLWGHTIQVDWADPEKEVDEETMQRVKVLYVRNLMISTTEETIKAEFNKFKPGAVERVKKLRDYAFVHFFNREDAVAAMSVMNGKCIDGASIEVTLAKPVNKENTWRQHLNGQISPNSENLIVFANKEESHPKTLGKLPTLPARLNGQHSPSPPEVERCTYPFYPGTKLTPISMYSLKSNHFNSAVMHLDYYCNKNNWAPPEYYLYSTTSQDGKVLLVYKIVIPAIANGSQSYFMPDKLCTTLEDAKELAAQFTLLHLVLPLLFFGGFFAL; encoded by the exons atgaatgaagaaaatatagatgGAACAAATGGATGCAGTAAAGTTCGAAATGGTACTCAGAATGAAGCAGCATTACTTGCTTTGATGGAAAAGACTGGTTACAACATGGTTcaggaaaatggacaaaggaaATTTGGTGGTCCTCCTCCAG GTTGGGAAGGTCCACCTCCACCTAGAGGCTGTGAAGTTTTTGTAGGAAAAATACCTCGTGATATGTATGAAGATGAGTTAGTTCCTGTATTTGAAAGAGCTGGGAAGATATATGAATTTCGACTTATGATGGAATTTAGTGGTGAAAATCGAGGTTATGCTTTTGTGATGTACACTACAAAAGAAGAAGCCCAATTAGCCATCAGAATTCTTAATAATTATGAAATTCGACCAGGGAAGTTTATTGGTGTGTGTGTAAGCTTGGATAATTGTAGATTATTTATTGGAGCTATTcccaaggaaaagaagaaagaagaaattttagaTGAAATGAAGAAAGTTACAGAAGGAGTTGTAGATGTCATTGTTTATCCAAGTGCAACTGATAAGACCAAAAATCGTGGTTTTGCATTTGTGGAATATGAATCTCACAGAGCTGCTGCTATGGCAAGGAGGAAACTAATTCCAG gaacATTCCAACTATGGGGCCACACCATTCAGGTAGATTGGGCTGACCCAGAGAAAGAGGTGGATGAGGAAACCATGCAGAGAGTTAAAGTTCTTTATGTAAGAAATTTAATGATCTCAACTACAGAGGAAACAATTAAAGCAGAATTCAATAAATTTAAGCCTGGTGCAGTTGAACGGGTAAAGAAACTTAGAGATTATGCTTTTGTTCACTTTTTCAACCGAGAAGATGCAGTGGCTGCCATGTCTGTTATGAATGGAAAATGCATTGATGGAGCAAGTATTGAGGTAACACTAGCTAAACcagtaaataaagaaaacactTGGAGGCAGCATCTTAACGGTCAGATTAGTCCAAATTCTGAAAATCTGATTGTGTTTGCTAACAAAGAAGAGAGCCACCCAAAAACTCTAGGCAAGCTGCCAACTCTTCCTGCTCGTCTCAATGGTCAGCATAGCCCAAGTCCGCCTGAAGTTGAAAGATGCACTTACCCTTTTTATCCTGGAACAAAGCTTACTCCAATTAGTATGTATTCTTTAAAATCCAATCATTTTAATTCTGCAGTAATGCATTTGGATTATTACTGCAACAAAAATAACTGGGCACCACCagaatattatttatattcaaCAACAAGTCAAGATGGGAAAGTACTCTTGGTATATAAGATAGTAATTCCTGCTATTGCAAATGGATCCCAGAGTTACTTCATGCCAGACAAACTCTGTACTACATTGGAAGATGCAAAGGAACTGGCAGCCCAGTTTACATTACTTCATTTGG TATTGCCACTGCTTTTCTTTGGAGGATTCTTTGCATTGTAG
- the RBM46 gene encoding probable RNA-binding protein 46 isoform X5, protein MNEENIDGTNGCSKVRNGTQNEAALLALMEKTGYNMVQENGQRKFGGPPPGWEGPPPPRGCEVFVGKIPRDMYEDELVPVFERAGKIYEFRLMMEFSGENRGYAFVMYTTKEEAQLAIRILNNYEIRPGKFIGVCVSLDNCRLFIGAIPKEKKKEEILDEMKKVTEGVVDVIVYPSATDKTKNRGFAFVEYESHRAAAMARRKLIPGTFQLWGHTIQVDWADPEKEVDEETMQRVKVLYVRNLMISTTEETIKAEFNKFKPGAVERVKKLRDYAFVHFFNREDAVAAMSVMNGKCIDGASIEVTLAKPVNKENTWRQHLNGQISPNSENLIVFANKEESHPKTLGKLPTLPARLNGQHSPSPPEVERCTYPFYPGTKLTPISMYSLKSNHFNSAVMHLDYYCNKNNWAPPEYYLYSTTSQDGKVLLVYKIVIPAIANGSQSYFMPDKLCTTLEDAKELAAQFTLLHLGKQAPT, encoded by the exons atgaatgaagaaaatatagatgGAACAAATGGATGCAGTAAAGTTCGAAATGGTACTCAGAATGAAGCAGCATTACTTGCTTTGATGGAAAAGACTGGTTACAACATGGTTcaggaaaatggacaaaggaaATTTGGTGGTCCTCCTCCAG GTTGGGAAGGTCCACCTCCACCTAGAGGCTGTGAAGTTTTTGTAGGAAAAATACCTCGTGATATGTATGAAGATGAGTTAGTTCCTGTATTTGAAAGAGCTGGGAAGATATATGAATTTCGACTTATGATGGAATTTAGTGGTGAAAATCGAGGTTATGCTTTTGTGATGTACACTACAAAAGAAGAAGCCCAATTAGCCATCAGAATTCTTAATAATTATGAAATTCGACCAGGGAAGTTTATTGGTGTGTGTGTAAGCTTGGATAATTGTAGATTATTTATTGGAGCTATTcccaaggaaaagaagaaagaagaaattttagaTGAAATGAAGAAAGTTACAGAAGGAGTTGTAGATGTCATTGTTTATCCAAGTGCAACTGATAAGACCAAAAATCGTGGTTTTGCATTTGTGGAATATGAATCTCACAGAGCTGCTGCTATGGCAAGGAGGAAACTAATTCCAG gaacATTCCAACTATGGGGCCACACCATTCAGGTAGATTGGGCTGACCCAGAGAAAGAGGTGGATGAGGAAACCATGCAGAGAGTTAAAGTTCTTTATGTAAGAAATTTAATGATCTCAACTACAGAGGAAACAATTAAAGCAGAATTCAATAAATTTAAGCCTGGTGCAGTTGAACGGGTAAAGAAACTTAGAGATTATGCTTTTGTTCACTTTTTCAACCGAGAAGATGCAGTGGCTGCCATGTCTGTTATGAATGGAAAATGCATTGATGGAGCAAGTATTGAGGTAACACTAGCTAAACcagtaaataaagaaaacactTGGAGGCAGCATCTTAACGGTCAGATTAGTCCAAATTCTGAAAATCTGATTGTGTTTGCTAACAAAGAAGAGAGCCACCCAAAAACTCTAGGCAAGCTGCCAACTCTTCCTGCTCGTCTCAATGGTCAGCATAGCCCAAGTCCGCCTGAAGTTGAAAGATGCACTTACCCTTTTTATCCTGGAACAAAGCTTACTCCAATTAGTATGTATTCTTTAAAATCCAATCATTTTAATTCTGCAGTAATGCATTTGGATTATTACTGCAACAAAAATAACTGGGCACCACCagaatattatttatattcaaCAACAAGTCAAGATGGGAAAGTACTCTTGGTATATAAGATAGTAATTCCTGCTATTGCAAATGGATCCCAGAGTTACTTCATGCCAGACAAACTCTGTACTACATTGGAAGATGCAAAGGAACTGGCAGCCCAGTTTACATTACTTCATTTGG GGAAACAGGCACCTACATGA
- the RBM46 gene encoding probable RNA-binding protein 46 isoform X6, with amino-acid sequence MNEENIDGTNGCSKVRNGTQNEAALLALMEKTGYNMVQENGQRKFGGPPPGWEGPPPPRGCEVFVGKIPRDMYEDELVPVFERAGKIYEFRLMMEFSGENRGYAFVMYTTKEEAQLAIRILNNYEIRPGKFIGVCVSLDNCRLFIGAIPKEKKKEEILDEMKKVTEGVVDVIVYPSATDKTKNRGFAFVEYESHRAAAMARRKLIPGTFQLWGHTIQVDWADPEKEVDEETMQRVKVLYVRNLMISTTEETIKAEFNKFKPGAVERVKKLRDYAFVHFFNREDAVAAMSVMNGKCIDGASIEVTLAKPVNKENTWRQHLNGQISPNSENLIVFANKEESHPKTLGKLPTLPARLNGQHSPSPPEVERCTYPFYPGTKLTPISMYSLKSNHFNSAVMHLDYYCNKNNWAPPEYYLYSTTSQDGKVLLVYKIVIPAIANGSQSYFMPDKLCTTLEDAKELAAQFTLLHLGPF; translated from the exons atgaatgaagaaaatatagatgGAACAAATGGATGCAGTAAAGTTCGAAATGGTACTCAGAATGAAGCAGCATTACTTGCTTTGATGGAAAAGACTGGTTACAACATGGTTcaggaaaatggacaaaggaaATTTGGTGGTCCTCCTCCAG GTTGGGAAGGTCCACCTCCACCTAGAGGCTGTGAAGTTTTTGTAGGAAAAATACCTCGTGATATGTATGAAGATGAGTTAGTTCCTGTATTTGAAAGAGCTGGGAAGATATATGAATTTCGACTTATGATGGAATTTAGTGGTGAAAATCGAGGTTATGCTTTTGTGATGTACACTACAAAAGAAGAAGCCCAATTAGCCATCAGAATTCTTAATAATTATGAAATTCGACCAGGGAAGTTTATTGGTGTGTGTGTAAGCTTGGATAATTGTAGATTATTTATTGGAGCTATTcccaaggaaaagaagaaagaagaaattttagaTGAAATGAAGAAAGTTACAGAAGGAGTTGTAGATGTCATTGTTTATCCAAGTGCAACTGATAAGACCAAAAATCGTGGTTTTGCATTTGTGGAATATGAATCTCACAGAGCTGCTGCTATGGCAAGGAGGAAACTAATTCCAG gaacATTCCAACTATGGGGCCACACCATTCAGGTAGATTGGGCTGACCCAGAGAAAGAGGTGGATGAGGAAACCATGCAGAGAGTTAAAGTTCTTTATGTAAGAAATTTAATGATCTCAACTACAGAGGAAACAATTAAAGCAGAATTCAATAAATTTAAGCCTGGTGCAGTTGAACGGGTAAAGAAACTTAGAGATTATGCTTTTGTTCACTTTTTCAACCGAGAAGATGCAGTGGCTGCCATGTCTGTTATGAATGGAAAATGCATTGATGGAGCAAGTATTGAGGTAACACTAGCTAAACcagtaaataaagaaaacactTGGAGGCAGCATCTTAACGGTCAGATTAGTCCAAATTCTGAAAATCTGATTGTGTTTGCTAACAAAGAAGAGAGCCACCCAAAAACTCTAGGCAAGCTGCCAACTCTTCCTGCTCGTCTCAATGGTCAGCATAGCCCAAGTCCGCCTGAAGTTGAAAGATGCACTTACCCTTTTTATCCTGGAACAAAGCTTACTCCAATTAGTATGTATTCTTTAAAATCCAATCATTTTAATTCTGCAGTAATGCATTTGGATTATTACTGCAACAAAAATAACTGGGCACCACCagaatattatttatattcaaCAACAAGTCAAGATGGGAAAGTACTCTTGGTATATAAGATAGTAATTCCTGCTATTGCAAATGGATCCCAGAGTTACTTCATGCCAGACAAACTCTGTACTACATTGGAAGATGCAAAGGAACTGGCAGCCCAGTTTACATTACTTCATTTGG
- the RBM46 gene encoding probable RNA-binding protein 46 isoform X2, translating to MNEENIDGTNGCSKVRNGTQNEAALLALMEKTGYNMVQENGQRKFGGPPPGWEGPPPPRGCEVFVGKIPRDMYEDELVPVFERAGKIYEFRLMMEFSGENRGYAFVMYTTKEEAQLAIRILNNYEIRPGKFIGVCVSLDNCRLFIGAIPKEKKKEEILDEMKKVTEGVVDVIVYPSATDKTKNRGFAFVEYESHRAAAMARRKLIPGTFQLWGHTIQVDWADPEKEVDEETMQRVKVLYVRNLMISTTEETIKAEFNKFKPGAVERVKKLRDYAFVHFFNREDAVAAMSVMNGKCIDGASIEVTLAKPVNKENTWRQHLNGQISPNSENLIVFANKEESHPKTLGKLPTLPARLNGQHSPSPPEVERCTYPFYPGTKLTPISMYSLKSNHFNSAVMHLDYYCNKNNWAPPEYYLYSTTSQDGKVLLVYKIVIPAIANGSQSYFMPDKLCTTLEDAKELAAQFTLLHLGFLTKVTKDSMHFQDRDNINLKTQLFSVFTAYRQGTQSVQPGPV from the exons atgaatgaagaaaatatagatgGAACAAATGGATGCAGTAAAGTTCGAAATGGTACTCAGAATGAAGCAGCATTACTTGCTTTGATGGAAAAGACTGGTTACAACATGGTTcaggaaaatggacaaaggaaATTTGGTGGTCCTCCTCCAG GTTGGGAAGGTCCACCTCCACCTAGAGGCTGTGAAGTTTTTGTAGGAAAAATACCTCGTGATATGTATGAAGATGAGTTAGTTCCTGTATTTGAAAGAGCTGGGAAGATATATGAATTTCGACTTATGATGGAATTTAGTGGTGAAAATCGAGGTTATGCTTTTGTGATGTACACTACAAAAGAAGAAGCCCAATTAGCCATCAGAATTCTTAATAATTATGAAATTCGACCAGGGAAGTTTATTGGTGTGTGTGTAAGCTTGGATAATTGTAGATTATTTATTGGAGCTATTcccaaggaaaagaagaaagaagaaattttagaTGAAATGAAGAAAGTTACAGAAGGAGTTGTAGATGTCATTGTTTATCCAAGTGCAACTGATAAGACCAAAAATCGTGGTTTTGCATTTGTGGAATATGAATCTCACAGAGCTGCTGCTATGGCAAGGAGGAAACTAATTCCAG gaacATTCCAACTATGGGGCCACACCATTCAGGTAGATTGGGCTGACCCAGAGAAAGAGGTGGATGAGGAAACCATGCAGAGAGTTAAAGTTCTTTATGTAAGAAATTTAATGATCTCAACTACAGAGGAAACAATTAAAGCAGAATTCAATAAATTTAAGCCTGGTGCAGTTGAACGGGTAAAGAAACTTAGAGATTATGCTTTTGTTCACTTTTTCAACCGAGAAGATGCAGTGGCTGCCATGTCTGTTATGAATGGAAAATGCATTGATGGAGCAAGTATTGAGGTAACACTAGCTAAACcagtaaataaagaaaacactTGGAGGCAGCATCTTAACGGTCAGATTAGTCCAAATTCTGAAAATCTGATTGTGTTTGCTAACAAAGAAGAGAGCCACCCAAAAACTCTAGGCAAGCTGCCAACTCTTCCTGCTCGTCTCAATGGTCAGCATAGCCCAAGTCCGCCTGAAGTTGAAAGATGCACTTACCCTTTTTATCCTGGAACAAAGCTTACTCCAATTAGTATGTATTCTTTAAAATCCAATCATTTTAATTCTGCAGTAATGCATTTGGATTATTACTGCAACAAAAATAACTGGGCACCACCagaatattatttatattcaaCAACAAGTCAAGATGGGAAAGTACTCTTGGTATATAAGATAGTAATTCCTGCTATTGCAAATGGATCCCAGAGTTACTTCATGCCAGACAAACTCTGTACTACATTGGAAGATGCAAAGGAACTGGCAGCCCAGTTTACATTACTTCATTTGG